From a region of the Rhinolophus sinicus isolate RSC01 linkage group LG04, ASM3656204v1, whole genome shotgun sequence genome:
- the TLR4 gene encoding toll-like receptor 4, with amino-acid sequence MMPPTRLAGTLIPAMAFLSCLRPESWDPCVQVVPNITYQCMELGLYKIPSNIPTSTKKLDLSFNPLRHVRSYSFSNFSELQVLDLSRCEIQIIEDDAFQGLKHLSTLLLTGNPIQSLARGAFSGLSSLQTLVAVETNLASLEDFPIGHLETLKKLNVAHNLINSFKLPEYFSNLPNLEHLDLSNNKIQNIYHNDLQVLHQMPPFKLSVDLSLNPLDFIQQSAFKEIKLHELTLRSNFNSTDAMKTCIQGLAGLKINRLFLGEFKNERVVKDLHKSAMEGLCNLTIEEFRLTFLDDFSEDDIGFLNCLANASAISLVSLYFNKLEGLPKDFQWQYLKLANSKFEYFPTLELASLKKFVFTDNRVLSPFTEANLPNLEFLDLSRNGLIFKGCCSHRDLGTTRLKHLDLSFNDAITMSSNFLGLEQLEHLDFQHSSLKQASDFSVFLSLKNLLYLDISYTNTHVIFNGIFDGLFSLQVLKMAGNSFQDNFLPDIFTNMKSLTVLDLSKCQLEQVSQVAFGSLPKLQLLNISHNNLLFLDTLPYQPLHALRVLDCSFNRIVASKRQELPPFPSSLASLNLTRNDFACVCEHLGFLQWIKDHRNLLVGAEQMLCVNPSDMEGVPVLSFRNSTCQMNKTIISVSVLTVLLVSMVAVLVYKFHFHLMLLAGCKRYGRGESTYDAFVIYSSQDEDWVRNELVKNLEEGVPPFRLCLHYRDFIPGVAIAANIIQEGFHKSRKVIVVVSQHFIQSRWCIFEYEIAQTWQFLSSRAGIIFIVLQKVEKTLLRQQVELYRLLSRNTYLEWEDSVLGRHIFWRRLRKALLDGKPRSPEGTEDAKSSQHLATTPTWEGKPP; translated from the exons GTGGTTCCCAACATTACTTACCAGTGCATGGAGCTGGGTCTCTACAAAATTCCTAGCAACATCCCCACGTCAACCAAGAAACTGGACCTGAGCTTTAACCCCCTGAGGCATGTACGCAGCTATAGCTTCTCCAACTTCTCAGAACTGCAGGTGCTAGATTTATCCAG GTGTGAAATTCAGATAATTGAAGATGATGCATTTCAGGGCCTAAAGCATCTCTCCACCTTGCTATTGACAGGAAATCCTATCCAGAGTTTAGCCAGGGGAGCCTTTTCTGGACTATCAAGTTTACAGACCCTGGTGGCTGTGGAGACAAACCTAGCATCTCTAGAGGACTTCCCCATCGGACACCTGGAAACCTTGAAGAAGCTTAACGTGGCTCACAATCTTATCAATTCCTTCAAGTTACCTGAATATTTTTCTAACCTACCCAACCTGGAACACTTGGACCTTTCCAATAACAAGatccaaaatatttatcataatgACTTGCAAGTTCTGCATCAAATGCCCCCATTCAAACTCTCTGTAGACTTGTCCCTGAACCCTTTAGACTTCATCCAGCAAAGTGCCTTTAAAGAAATTAAGCTCCATGAACTGACTTTGAGAAGTAATTTTAATAGTACGGATGCAATGAAAACTTGTATTCAAGGCCTGGCTGGTTTAAAAATCAATCGATTGTTTCTAGGAGAATTCAAAAATGAACGAGTCGTAAAAGATTTGCACAAATCTGCCATGGAGGGACTGTGCAATTTGACCATTGAAGAATTCCGGCTGACATTCTTGGATGACTTCTCAGAGGATGATAttggctttttaaattgtttggcAAATGCTTCTGCAATTTCTCTGGTGAGTCTGTATTTCAACAAGCTAGAAGGCCTTCCTAAAGATTTCCAATGGCAATATTTAAAATTGGCTAACAGTAAATTTGAATACTTTCCCACACTGGAGCTTGCCTCTCTCAAAAAGTTTGTTTTCACTGACAACAGAGTTCTGAGCCCTTTCACTGAGGCTAACCTACCAAACCTTGAGTTTCTAGATCTCAGTAGAAATGGCTTGATTTTCAAGGGTTGCTGTTCTCACCGTGATTTGGGGACAACCAGACTGAAACACTTAGATTTGAGCTTCAATGATGCTATTACCATGTCTTCGAACTTCTTGGGCTTAGAGCAACTAGAACATCTGGATTTCCAGCATTCCAGTTTGAAACAGGCCAGTGACTTTTCAGTATTCCTGTCACTCAAAAACCTCCTTTACCTCGACATTTCTTATACTAACACACATGTCATCTTCAATGGCATCTTTGATGGCTTGTTCAGCCTCCAGGTCTTGAAAATGGCGGGCAATTCTTTTCAGGACAATTTCCTTCCTGATATCTTCACAAATATGAAGAGCTTGACTGTCCTGGACCTGTCTAAGTGTCAACTGGAACAGGTGTCTCAGGTGGCATTTGGCTCGCTTCCTAAGCTTCAGTTGCTGAATATAAGTCACAATAACCTCTTGTTTTTGGATACACTCCCTTATCAACCTCTTCATGCCCTCCGGGTTCTGGACTGCAGTTTTAACCGTATAGTGGCCTCTAAGAGGCAAGAGCTACCTCCTTTTCCAAGTAGTCTAGCTTCCTTAAATCTCACTCGGAACGACTTCGCTTGTGTTTGTGAacacctgggtttcctgcagtGGATCAAGGACCATAGGAACCTTTTGGTGGGAGCTGAACAAATGCTGTGTGTGAACCCTTCAGATATGGAGGGCGTGCCTGTGCTCAGTTTTCGGAATTCCACCTGTCAGATGAACAAGACTATCATAAGTGTGTCTGTTCTCACTGTACTACTGGTATCTATGGTAGCAGTTCTGGTCTATAAGTTCCATTTCCACCTGATGCTTCTTGCTGGTTGCAAACGTTATGGCAGAGGTGAAAGTACGTATGATGCCTTTGTTATCTACTCAAGCCAGGATGAGGACTGGGTAAGGAATGAGTTGGTAAAGAACCTGGAGGAGGGGGTGCCCCCCTTTCGGCTCTGCCTTCACTACAGAGACTTTATTCCTGGGGTGGCCATCGCTGCCAACATCATCCAGGAAGGTTTCCACAAAAGCCGGAAGGTTATTGTGGTCGTATCCCAGCACTTCATCCAGAGCCGATGGTGTATCTTTGAGTATGAGATTGCCCAGACCTGGCAGTTTCTGAGCAGTCGTGCGGGCATCATTTTCATCGTCCTACAGAAGGTGGAGAAGACTCTGCTCCGGCAGCAGGTGGAGCTGTATCGCCTTCTCAGCAGGAACACTTACCTGGAGTGGGAGGACAGTGTGCTGGGGCGGCACATCTTCTGGAGACGACTCAGAAAGGCCTTGCTGGATGGCAAACCGAGGAGTCCAGAAGGAACTGAGGATGCCAAGAGCAGCCAGCACTTAGCCACAACCCCCACCTGGGAAGGAAAGCCTCCTTAA